In the Populus trichocarpa isolate Nisqually-1 chromosome 1, P.trichocarpa_v4.1, whole genome shotgun sequence genome, one interval contains:
- the LOC7467034 gene encoding protein CANDIDATE G-PROTEIN COUPLED RECEPTOR 7: MASRFLLFFLFTSLLLSISLAEIHFSEIRSDDRQIIPFDEFGFTHLGRLELNVTNIHLSNPNPDLDRSKIGFFLCTRDSWLHVINQLEDGEITCALQSDLIKPVFTFNELVKDQTSLSKTLTHNDADQYTLVFANCLTSLKVSMDVKSAMYNLDKGGKARDYLSAGKTMLPRVYYLLSLIYFGLAGVWIYVLYKKRLTVYRIHFFMLAVVILKTMNLLCEAEDKSYIKRTGYAHGWDVLFYIFSFLKGITLFTLIVLIGTGWSFLKPYLQGKEKKVLMIVIPLQVVANIAQVVIDETGPYGQDWITWKQVFLLVDVVCCCAVLFPIVWSIKNLREAARTDGKAAVNLMKLTLFRQYYIVVICYIYFTRVVVYALETITSYKYLWTSVVAGELATLAFYFFTGYKFKPEAHNPYFVVDDEEEEAAAEALKLEDEFEL, encoded by the coding sequence ATGGCTTCTcgcttcctcctcttcttcctcttcactTCTCTTCTACTCTCCATCTCCCTCGCCGAGATCCATTTCTCCGAGATCCGATCCGACGACCGTCAAATTATCCCTTTCGACGAATTCGGGTTCACCCACTTGGGCCGACTCGAACTCAACGTCACAAACATCCACCTCTCAAACCCTAACCCCGATCTTGACCGATCAAAAATCGGATTCTTCCTCTGCACTCGTGATTCCTGGCTTCACGTTATTAACCAACTCGAAGATGGTGAAATCACGTGCGCTCTTCAATCGGATCTTATCAAACCCGTTTTCACTTTCAACGAACTCGTAAAAGACCAAACTAGCCTCTCCAAAACACTCACCCATAACGATGCCGATCAGTACACGCTTGTGTTTGCCAATTGCTTGACGTCGCTGAAAGTCTCCATGGACGTCAAGTCGGCGATGTATAATCTCGATAAAGGCGGTAAAGCTCGTGACTATTTATCAGCAGGCAAAACTATGCTGCCGCGGGTTTATTACTTATTGTCGCTGATTTATTTCGGTTTAGCTGGGGTTtggatttatgttttatataagaAACGACTTACTGTTTATCGAATTCATTTCTTCATGCTTGCTGTGGTCATTTTAAAGACAATGAATTTGTTGTGCGAAGCTGAGGACAAGAGCTATATTAAGAGAACAGGTTATGCTCATGGATGGGAtgttttgttttacatttttagTTTTCTGAAGGGAATCACGTTGTTTACTTTGATTGTTCTGATTGGTACCGGGTGGTCGTTCTTGAAACCATACTTACAAGGTAAAGAAAAGAAGGTTTTGATGATTGTGATTCCCTTACAGGTTGTTGCCAATATTGCCCAAGTTGTGATTGATGAGACTGGGCCGTATGGGCAGGATTGGATTACTTGGAAACAAGTGTTTTTGTTGGTTGATGTTGTCTGTTGTTGTGCGGTTTTGTTTCCAATTGTTTGGTCGATTAAGAATTTGAGGGAAGCTGCGAGGACAGATGGGAAGGCAGCCGTGAATTTGATGAAGTTGACTTTGTTTAGGCAGTATTATATTGTGGTGATCTGTTATATTTACTTTACTAGGGTTGTGGTTTATGCTTTGGAGACCATTACTTCATATAAGTATTTGTGGACGAGCGTGGTGGCTGGAGAATTGGCTACGTTggcgttttatttttttactgggtACAAGTTTAAGCCGGAAGCACATAATCCATATTTTGTTGTggatgatgaagaggaagaggcTGCGGCTGAGGCTTTGAAGCTAGAAGATGAGTTCGagttgtaa
- the LOC7467035 gene encoding endoglucanase CX, with product MANATTFSLMLQFFFITFCCLSYFSFAFTSQDYANALEKSILFFEGQRSGKLPSNQRLTWRGDSGLSDGSTYHVNLVGGYYDAGDNVKFGLPMAFTTTLLAWSVIEFGSSMQNQIENAKAAIRWSTDYLLKAATATPDTLYVQVGDPNMDHRCWERPEDMDTPRNVYKVTIQNPGSDVAAETAAALAAASIVFKESDPSYSTKLLHTAMKVFDFADRYRGSYSNSLNSVVCPFYCSYSGYQDELLWGASWIHRASQNGSYLTYIQSNGHTMGSDDDDYSFSWDDKRPGTKILLSKEFLEKTTEEFQLYKSHSDNYICSLIPGTSSFQAQYTPGGLFYKASESNLQYVTSTTFLLLTYAKYLGSNGGVARCGGSTVTAESLIAQAKKQVDYILGDNPARMSYMVGFGNRYPQHVHHRGSSVPSIHAHPNRISCNDGFQFLYSSSPNPNVLVGAIIGGPDNRDNFADDRNNYQQSEPATYINAPFVGALAFFSAKN from the exons ATGGCTAATGCCACTACATTTTCACTAATGTTGCAGTTTTTCTTCATAACTTTTTGTTGTCTGAGCTATTTTAGCTTTGCCTTCACTTCTCAAGACTATGCTAATGCTCTTGAAAAATCTATCCTCTTTTTTGAGGGTCAGAGGTCAGGCAAATTGCCGTCTAACCAACGGCTAACATGGAGGGGGGACTCTGGGTTGTCTGACGGTTCTACTTATCAC GTGAACCTAGTTGGTGGTTACTATGATGCGGGTGATAATGTCAAGTTTGGCCTTCCAATGGCCTTCACAACTACATTGTTGGCATGGAGTGTCATTGAATTCGGTAGCTCGATGCAGAATCAGATTGAAAATGCCAAAGCAGCCATTCGGTGGAGCACTGACTACCTTTTAAAAGCAGCCACTGCCACCCCTGACACACTATATGTTCAA GTTGGAGATCCAAACATGGATCACCGGTGCTGGGAGAGGCCAGAAGACATGGACACACCACGCAATGTGTACAAAGTAACCATCCAGAACCCGGGATCTGATGTGGCTGCCGAGACAGCTGCTGCATTGGCTGCAGCTTCAATTGTTTTCAAAGAGTCTGACCCTTCTTACTCTACCAAATTGCTTCATACGGCAATGAAA GTATTCGATTTTGCAGACAGGTATAGAGGTTCTTATAGCAACTCCCTCAATTCAGTAGTCTGCCCATTTTACTGCTCTTACTCGGGATACCAA GATGAGCTTCTTTGGGGTGCATCATGGATTCATAGAGCGTCACAGAACGGGTCATACTTGACTTACATCCAGTCAAATGGTCACACGATGGGTTCTGATGATGACGACTACTCCTTTAGTTGGGATGACAAGCGACCTGGGACTAAGATTCTTCTTTCCAAG GAATTCTTGGAGAAAACTACTgaagaatttcaattatataaatcgCATTCAGACAACTATATATGCTCTCTAATTCCAGGAACTTCTAGTTTCCAGGCCCAATATACACCCG GGGGGCTTTTTTACAAAGCAAGTGAAAGCAATCTGCAATATGTAACCTCCACAACTTTCCTTCTATTGACATATGCCAAGTATCTTGGCTCAAATGGAGGAGTTGCCAGATGCGGTGGTTCAACCGTGACAGCAGAGTCGCTCATCGCACAGGCGAAGAAGCAGGTGGACTATATCTTAGGTGATAATCCAGCAAGGATGTCTTACATGGTTGGATTCGGTAATAGGTATCCGCAACATGTTCATCACAGGGGTTCCTCGGTGCCATCTATACACGCACACCCGAATCGCATTTCCTGCAACGATGGGTTTCAGTTCCTCTACTCCAGCTCTCCCAATCCGAATGTCCTTGTTGGAGCCATAATAGGCGGTCCTGATAACAGAGACAATTTCGCTGATGATCGAAACAACTATCAGCAATCCGAGCCAGCTACGTATATCAACGCACCATTTGTTGGTGCTCTCGCTTTCTTCTCAGCCAAAAATTAA